The Meriones unguiculatus strain TT.TT164.6M chromosome 1, Bangor_MerUng_6.1, whole genome shotgun sequence genome has a segment encoding these proteins:
- the Smco4 gene encoding single-pass membrane and coiled-coil domain-containing protein 4 — translation MRQLKGKPKKETSKDKKERKQAMQEARQQITTVVLPTLAVVVLLIVVFVYVATRPTVTE, via the coding sequence ATGCGTCAGCTCAAAGGGAAGCCAAAGAAGGAGACATCCAAGGACAAGAAGGAGCGGAAGCAGGCCATGCAGGAGGCCCGGCAGCAGATCACCACAGTGGTGCTGCCTACCCTGGCTGTGGTGGTGCTCCTGATCGTGGTGTTTGTATACGTGGCCACGCGCCCCACAGTCACCGAGTGA